The Malus sylvestris chromosome 12, drMalSylv7.2, whole genome shotgun sequence genome contains a region encoding:
- the LOC126592968 gene encoding stomatal closure-related actin-binding protein 3-like, which produces MTKISPAFEEEIPTEGVLSVSADVSFISDGFPKYKLGPDNQILEEPKENSDGPTVKEVVEQETTHLSEQHKRLSVRDLASKFDKNLVAAAKLSEEAKLREVASLEGHVLLKKLRDALEHLRGRLAGRNKEDVEKAISMVEALAVKLTQKEGELIQEKFEVKKLASFLKQASEDAKKLVNQEKSFACAEIESARAVVQRIGEALEEQDITFEASKKQDVEELVEVVQEARRIKLMHQPSKVMDMEHELRALRTQIREKCIVSVKLQKELAMNKRAEENKSSLYLIDGSETLGAYLRIQPVSENAPQLSNCAIQWYRVSSDGSRNEAISGANKSIYAPEPFDVGRILQADIISNDQRVIVMTAGPIDPAAGIGSYVDTLLRKSNTEFNVVISKMNGQDHTSHSVHAFHVGKMRMKLSRGWITKSRENYSSSMQLCGVRGDIANAAKALFWQARKGLSFVLTFETERERNAAIILARKYALDCNIMLAGPDDRV; this is translated from the exons ATGACAAAGATAAGTCCTGCATTTGAAGAGGAGATCCCAACTGAGGGAGTTCTGTCAGTTTCAGCTGATGTGAGCTTCATCTCTGATGGTTTTCCTAAGTATAAATTAGGACCTGATAATCAGATACTGGAAGAGCCCAAGGAGAATAGTGACGGTCCGACTGTGAAAGAGGTAGTTGAACAGGAAACTACCCATTTGTCAGAACAGCATAAACGTCTTTCAGTTCGTGACCTTGCCAGTAAATTTGACAAGAACTTGGTTGCTGCTGCTAAATTATCTGAAGAG GCAAAGCTTAGAGAAGTGGCTTCTTTGGAGGGACATGTTCTTTTGAAGAAGCTTAGAGATGCATTGGAACATTTGAGAGGGCGCTTGGCAGGGCGAAATAAGGAGGATGTGGAGAAAGCTATTTCTATG GTGGAAGCTTTAGCTGTTAAGTTGACTCAAAAGGAAGGAGAACTGATTCAGGAGAAGTTTGAAGTGAAAAAGCTGGCTAGTTTTCTCAAACAG GCATCTGAAGATGCTAAAAAGTTGGTTAACCAAGAGAAATCTTTTGCTTGTGCTGAAATTGAAAGTGCGAGGGCAGTAGTACAGAGAATTGGAGAGGCTCTTGAAGAGCAAGACATAACTTTTGAAGCTTCTAAAAAACAG GATGTGGAGGAACTAGTTGAGGTGGTTCAGGAAGCTAGGAGAATTAAGTTAATGCATCAGccaagcaag GTAATGGACATGGAGCATGAGCTTCGTGCACTACGAACTCAGATACGAGAGAAATGCATAGTTTCAGTGAAGCTTCAGAAAGAG CTGGCAATGAACAAGAGAGCGGAGGAAAACAAATCTAGTTTATATCTTATAGATGGTTCAGAAACTCTAGGTGCATATCTGCGAATCCAACCTGTCTCAGAAAATGCTCCACAACTTTCAAACTGTGCAATTCAATGGTACCGCGTTTCATCAGATGGTAGCAGGAATGAAGCTATTTCAG GTGCCAACAAGTCTATTTATGCTCCAGAACCCTTTGATGTTGGACGAATCCTACAAGCAGACATAATTTCCAATGACCAAAGAGTCATAGTGATGACTGCTGGCCCTATTGATCCTG CTGCAGGAATCGGAAGCTATGTAGACACACTTTTGCGAAAATCTAACACTGAATTTAAT GTAGTTATTTCAAAAATGAATGGACAAGACCATACATCGCATTCTGTTCATGCATTCCATGTTGGGAAGATGAGGATGAAGCTCAGTAGAGGATGGATTACCAAGTCGAGAGAAAACTATTCCTCTTCAATGCAG CTATGTGGCGTTAGAGGTGATATTGCAAATGCGGCGAAGGCATTGTTCTGGCAAGCAAGGAAGGGCCTCTCATTTGTACTGACATTTGAAACAGAGAGGGAAAGAAATGCAGCCATTATACTTGCCAGGAAATATGCTCTTGATTGCAAT ATCATGCTTGCCGGACCAGATGACAGAGTGTAG